The region CTATCCATAGCGGAATATATATATAGAAAGAAATACTTTTTAGGAAATCGGTTAAATGAAATAGTAGACGACAAAGTATCTTTATCCGTGTGCGATTGGATTGTAAACAGCGGGACTTGGGGTGCTAAAAAAGCACAACAAGCTTTGAATATAATAAATGGTAGTAACTTAGCTGTAGATGGAAAAATAGGAAATAATACTTTACTTGCCTTAAATAACGTAAATCCTCAAAAATTTCTCGAAGTTTACCATGACTTGCAAAGAAAGTTTTACAGAAGTATAGTAGCAAGTCGACCAACACAACAGGTATTCCTTAAGGGCTGGCTAAACAGGGTTGATAGAAAAGAAAAATTTATAAAAAATAATTTTTAAATAAAAAACAGGAGATGATTCAAATGAAAGAATTTTTATTACAAATTGTAAATGGA is a window of Leptotrichia sp. OH3620_COT-345 DNA encoding:
- a CDS encoding glycoside hydrolase family 108 protein, whose protein sequence is MQERFDRIFKYLQLVEGGYFNHKNDKGGATKYGIIEVEARKYGYKGHMRDMPLSIAEYIYRKKYFLGNRLNEIVDDKVSLSVCDWIVNSGTWGAKKAQQALNIINGSNLAVDGKIGNNTLLALNNVNPQKFLEVYHDLQRKFYRSIVASRPTQQVFLKGWLNRVDRKEKFIKNNF